Below is a window of Deltaproteobacteria bacterium DNA.
GGTTCCTTTTTCTATATGAGCAACCCACTGATTTCCTGTCCTTATTGCAAAATCTACAATCTTTTTCTTAGTCCCTGTGGTATGTGATAACGCTACTTTTATACCAGCATAAAATTTCTCCATTACCCTTGGGACGGCAAACATTACATGCGGCTGGATAACTTTAATATCATTTGCAAACTTATCAATGCTCTCGGGTATGCCGACCGTACCATTGGTGTACATGAACATGTAGTAGATCCCGATCCTTTCAGCGATATGAGAAAGAGGCAGATAGCTCATATACATATCGGTATCGGAATAATCATTTGCCTTTGTAAGTGCGTCACATGTCCACACGATATTATTGTGTGAGAGCATAGCGCCTTTTGGAGGTCCTGTTGTGCCAGATGTATAAACAATAGTTGCAAGCGATTCCGGATTTATTTCCCGGGTCCTCTTTTCCACAACCCCACTCTGAGTTTCCCTGGCTTCTTTTCCAATGGCCTCGAGTTTATCAAGGCTAATAATCAATGGATCATTAACATCTTGAGGCATCTCCCAGACTATGATCTTTTTTATGTTTGGGATTGAAGCTCTTATGGATATTAACTTGTCCAACTGTATTTTATTTTCCACAAAAATGAATACCGCCTCACTATGAACTGTTATGTATTCAACCTGTTTGGACGTGTTGGTATGATATACGGGTACGGATACCGCGCCGTTGCTCAGTATTGCCAGATCGGAGTAGAACCATTCGGGTCTGTTTGTCCCAATTAAAGCTACTCTATCCTGAGCTTTAATACCAAGACCGAGCAAACCGTAAGCTACATTTGTAACATGCTCGTTGTATTCTTTCCATGTGACGTTTTGCCATTTGCCTTTGTTGTTCCACATAATAGCAACCTTATCAGGATGTTCACTTACCCTCCCATTAAAAACATTTACAATTGATGTTTCCATACCTCCTCCTATAATCAGAATACTATAGTATATCTAAATATTTTTCAATATCTCATGGATTATACTTAATGATTACTGTACAGGTTTTTTAAGGCTTCCGCGTTTATT
It encodes the following:
- a CDS encoding long-chain fatty acid--CoA ligase, producing METSIVNVFNGRVSEHPDKVAIMWNNKGKWQNVTWKEYNEHVTNVAYGLLGLGIKAQDRVALIGTNRPEWFYSDLAILSNGAVSVPVYHTNTSKQVEYITVHSEAVFIFVENKIQLDKLISIRASIPNIKKIIVWEMPQDVNDPLIISLDKLEAIGKEARETQSGVVEKRTREINPESLATIVYTSGTTGPPKGAMLSHNNIVWTCDALTKANDYSDTDMYMSYLPLSHIAERIGIYYMFMYTNGTVGIPESIDKFANDIKVIQPHVMFAVPRVMEKFYAGIKVALSHTTGTKKKIVDFAIRTGNQWVAHIEKGTAPSAGLKLKRNIADILVYKKLKHELGFSRGRLLIAGGAPVPSEILRFFHSINIPLCVVYGQTEVTGPTSIHEHGHIKFDTTGPAVPGVSVKIAPDGEILVKGGNVFMGYYKNPESTLETLKDVWLYSGDIGEIDKDGHVKVTDRKKDLIITSGGKNVSPSNIESMLKANPMISQVVVIGDKRAYLTALLTLNSENVIKFAKENGINETNTEALSRHPKINQVISEFVEKVNNELARYEGIKKFTLLPKDFSQETDELTPTLKVRRKIVNEKYKEFIEKMYKE